The stretch of DNA GTCCTCGGGAGTGTCCAGGATCCGGTACCGTTCCACCGCCCGCATGCGACCTTCCTCGTCTGCCTCGGACGGCGTCTTGTCGAGGCGGTGCCGGCCTGTCCCCTTGATCACCTCCTGCCGCAGCGCCAAGGACACCTCCCGGGCGGCCGGGCGGCTAGAGGGATCGCGGGCGAGCATTGAGGAGAGAAGAGCCACCCAGATCGGAGCCAGTTCCTCCGGGATGTGCGGATCCTCCAGCAGCCGGGCCACGGCGGACTGGATCGGAGCGCCCGGGTAGGCCATCTTTCCGGTGAGCCCCTCGAGCAGCACCAGGCCGAGTGAGTAGATGTCACTGGCAGTGCCGGCGGGCTCGCCTGCGGCCTGCTCCGGGCTGAGGTATGCCGGCGTTCCCGACGTTCCGCCGTCGTCGGTGTGGTTCTCCCCCTGAAGGACCGCGACGCCGAAGTCGCTGAGTTTCGCCCGGGGACGCCGGTCATCGTTGCTGTAGTCCACCAGCAGGATGTTTGCCGGTTTGATGTCCCGGTGCACGATGCCGTGGTGGTGCATGTACGAGATTCCGTCGGCCAGGTCGTGACCGATCAGCGCCATATGCGCCGCCGAGAGGGGCCCCTGGGCGGCGCGGTGGCGCAGGTCCGGCCCGCGGACCAGTTCCATGACGAGGTAGGTGAGTTGTGCATCCGGGTCAGCGAGGTCGGCCCCGGCGTCGAACAGGGTCACGAGGGCGTGGTGGCTCAACCCGGCGAGGAGGCGCACTTCCTGCTCCTGATGGCGTGAGCGCTCAAAGTCATCGGCACCGTTGCGGAAGACTTTAATGGCGACCTTGCGCTGCAGGAACTCGTCATGGGCCCGGTAGACGGTGGATTGGCTTCCGCGCCCGATAAGTTCTTCAACCCGGTAGCGGCCGCTCAGCAGGAACCCGGGCTCCATGGTGCGTGTGGGAGTGACCGGCCTGGTTGCTGCCGGCGGTGAAATCGTGTCAGTCAAAGAGTGTTCGGTGTCCCTCAGTGCGGGGCCGCCCACAACGTCGGGCGGATCAGTCAACTACCGGCAGGCTCGCCGGCGCCCGCATCATTAGCAAGGTTACTTATGGTAACCCGGATGCCGGGTTCAGGAAGCCCTGCAGCACATTTTCCTGAACGTTCCCCGAAACCCCGGCCGACGCTATTTCGCAGGGTTGTGGGTGCCGATCGGCAACAGGGTCAGGTCCGGATGGTTCTTCTCGATCCTGCGCAGCGCCCACACGTCGTTGAACAGGGCCAGGTACTCGCCGTCGGACCGCAGCAGGACCTCGGCCCCGGGCACATTGGCCAGCGCCGGCATGGCATCCGCCGTCGAGATCCGGGCCAGTGAATACGGCAGCCGCTCCAGGCGCATCGGCGCGCTGAAGTCGTGCGCCATCCGGTCCTCGACCACTTCGAACTGCATGGGTCCGACGGCGGCCAGCACCGGCGCCTGGTCCCCACGGACGTCCGAGCGAAGGACCTGGATGACGCCTTCGTGCTCCAGCTGCTCGATGCCGCGGCGGAACTGCTTGAAGCGGCTGGGGTCCTTGGACCGCGCTACCTGGAAGTGCTCCGGGGCGAACAGGGGGATGGCCGGGAACTCAACCGGCTCATCCAAGTAAAGGCTGTCACCGACCCGCAGCGAGGAGGCGTTCACCAGGCCCACGACGTCGCCGGGGAAGGCCTCGTCGATGACCTCGCGTTCGCGGCCGAAGACCTGCTGGGCGTATTTGGTGGCGAAGGACTTCCCGGTCCGCGCCTGGGTCACCACCATGCCGCGTTCAAAGATGCCGGAGCAGATCCGGATGAAGGCAACGTGGTCGCGGTGCGCCTTGTTCATGCCGGCCTGGACCTTGAAGACGAAGCCGGAGAACGGAGCGTCGACCGGCCGGGCCGTGCCGTCGACGTCGGGCCGGGGCGCTGCGGGCGGCGCGAAGTCCACGAGCGCGTCGAGGATTTCCTTCACGCCGAAGTTCAGCGCGGCGGAGCTGAACAGGATGGGCGTCCCCTTGCCGGCGTGGAACGCCTCGACGTCGAACTCGAGGTTCGATTCGATCACGAGGCCCGCCTCGTCCAGCGCGTTGGACCAGTCCTCGCCCTGGCTGGCCGCTGCCTCTTCCGGGGTGAAGTACTCGGTGAGGGCGATGTTCGCGCCGGCGTTGTTGCGCTTGAACTGGGCAAAGCGGTCATTGCGAAGGTCCCAGACCCCGCGGAAGTCACCGGAGATGCCCACGGCCCAGGTCAGCGGCATCGGCTGGAGCCCGGTGCGTTCGGTGATCTCGTCCATGAGCGCGAGCGCGTCCAGGCCGGGCCGGTCCCACTTGTTGATCACGGTGATGATGGGGAGGTTGCGCTGCTTGCAGACCTCGAAGAGCTTCATGGTCTGGGTTTCCAGGCCCTTTGCCGCGTCGACCAGCATTACGGCACAGTCCACCGCCGCCAGGACCCGGTAGGTGTCTTCGGAGAAGTCGGCGTGGCCGGGCGTGTCCAGCAGGTTGATCACGGTGTCCCGGTAGGCGAACTGCAGGGCCGCGGAGCTGATCGAAATGCCGCGGTCCTTCTCCATCTGCATCCAGTCCGAGACCGTCTCCTTGCGGTTGGCCTTGCCGCTGGACGCTCCGGCCGTGCCGATCACCTTGGCGTGCAGCGCGAGCGCCTCGGTCAGGGTCGACTTTCCCGCGTCGGGGTGCGAGATGACCGCAAATGTCCGACGCCGGGCCGCCTGCTTGTGAATCTCCTGGACTCGGGCGGGGCT from Arthrobacter sp. B3I9 encodes:
- a CDS encoding GAF domain-containing serine/threonine-protein kinase is translated as MTDPPDVVGGPALRDTEHSLTDTISPPAATRPVTPTRTMEPGFLLSGRYRVEELIGRGSQSTVYRAHDEFLQRKVAIKVFRNGADDFERSRHQEQEVRLLAGLSHHALVTLFDAGADLADPDAQLTYLVMELVRGPDLRHRAAQGPLSAAHMALIGHDLADGISYMHHHGIVHRDIKPANILLVDYSNDDRRPRAKLSDFGVAVLQGENHTDDGGTSGTPAYLSPEQAAGEPAGTASDIYSLGLVLLEGLTGKMAYPGAPIQSAVARLLEDPHIPEELAPIWVALLSSMLARDPSSRPAAREVSLALRQEVIKGTGRHRLDKTPSEADEEGRMRAVERYRILDTPEDGAFNRIAGLAARLFSVPVAIVSVVDHDRIWFKAHHGTDVTEIGRDPGLCASAILQDDTWVIRDATVDPRSLANPLVAGEFGLQFYAGVPLRTPDGYNLGTFCILDRQPREFTDEDTRMLEDLAAIVMNDLEMRLQSREAIAR
- a CDS encoding peptide chain release factor 3; amino-acid sequence: MSQDVLSPARVQEIHKQAARRRTFAVISHPDAGKSTLTEALALHAKVIGTAGASSGKANRKETVSDWMQMEKDRGISISSAALQFAYRDTVINLLDTPGHADFSEDTYRVLAAVDCAVMLVDAAKGLETQTMKLFEVCKQRNLPIITVINKWDRPGLDALALMDEITERTGLQPMPLTWAVGISGDFRGVWDLRNDRFAQFKRNNAGANIALTEYFTPEEAAASQGEDWSNALDEAGLVIESNLEFDVEAFHAGKGTPILFSSAALNFGVKEILDALVDFAPPAAPRPDVDGTARPVDAPFSGFVFKVQAGMNKAHRDHVAFIRICSGIFERGMVVTQARTGKSFATKYAQQVFGREREVIDEAFPGDVVGLVNASSLRVGDSLYLDEPVEFPAIPLFAPEHFQVARSKDPSRFKQFRRGIEQLEHEGVIQVLRSDVRGDQAPVLAAVGPMQFEVVEDRMAHDFSAPMRLERLPYSLARISTADAMPALANVPGAEVLLRSDGEYLALFNDVWALRRIEKNHPDLTLLPIGTHNPAK